One Nicotiana sylvestris chromosome 12, ASM39365v2, whole genome shotgun sequence genomic window carries:
- the LOC104221395 gene encoding peroxidase RIP1-like: MVSSSFFFLHVLIMLSFTVMVFSDLSNDFYDDVCPEALPTIKRVVEDAVRQERRMGASLLRLHFHDCFVNGCDASILLDQTETIDSEKTARPNNNSIRGFEVIDKIKSEVNKACGHPIVSCADIVAVAARDSVVAMQSLSMYLDVGYNRRSKGSVEQ; this comes from the exons ATGGTTTCAAGTAGCTTCTTCTTTCTTCATGTGTTGATCATGTTATCTTTTACAGTCATGGTATTTTCGgatttatcaaatgatttctatgATGATGTTTGTCCTGAAGCTTTACCAACCATTAAACGGGTTGTTGAGGATGCGGTCCGCCAAGAGAGACGAATGGGCGCTTCGCTCCTACGTCTGCATTTTCATGATTGCTTCGTTAAT GGCTGTGATGCTTCGATTCTTCTTGACCAAACGGAGACTATTGACAGTGAAAAGACTGCTAGACCTAATAATAATTCTATTAGAGGATTTGAAGTGATTGACAAAATCAAGTCGGAGGTTAATAAAGCTTGCGGACATCCTATTGTATCTTGTGCAGACATTGTTGCAGTTGCGGCTCGTGACTCTGTAGTTGCA atgcaaagtcttagtatgtacctggatgttggatacaacagaagaagcaaggggtcagtagagcaatag